Proteins from one Coffea arabica cultivar ET-39 chromosome 8c, Coffea Arabica ET-39 HiFi, whole genome shotgun sequence genomic window:
- the LOC113705716 gene encoding uncharacterized protein, with translation MNKEWGIARLLSQNVFNDSKKGYLIQDKCMFGVEIFANRCTGRGECLAFPEKIDSIPCTWKVNAFSALSNATYSSDEFTMGSYKWKLLLYPKGDCTQEGRRNLSIFLTLADMKTAARVHAKFTLSIENQKDKEHKKFTGYSIDICPAFQDIISAPIDTFGDFHLDFKCSMTLTETGDISDGESSATIDIRDGGSNVSIDIQDNAISFSHV, from the exons ATGAACAAAGAATGGGGAATTGCTCGGTTGTTGTCGCAAAATGTTTTTAACGACTCTAAAAAAGGGTACCTTATTCAAGATAAATGTATGTTTGGTGTGGAGATTTTTGCCAATCGTTGCACCGGTAGAGGAGAATGTCTAGCATTTCCTGAGAAAATTGATAGCATTCCTTGCACATGGAAAGTAAATGCTTTTTCTGCTTTGAGTAATGCAACGTATTCTTCTGATGAGTTCACCATGGGGAGCTACAAATG GAAATTATTGCTTTATCCCAAGGGAGACTGTACGCAGGAGGGGCGTAGAAATCTTTCAATTTTTCTAACATTAGCAGACATGAAAACTGCAGCAAGAGTGCACGCAAAATTCACACTAAGCATAGAGAATCAAAAGGATAAGGAGCACAAGAAGTTTACAG GTTATTCAATCGACATatgccccgcatttcaagaCATCATaagtgctccaattgatacttttggagattttcacCTTGATTTCAAATGTAGTATGACCCTTACTGAAacag GAGACATAAGCGATGGCGAATCAAGTGCAACTATTGACATCCGGGATGGCGGATCAAATGTATCTATTGACATCCAGGATAATGCAATTAGCTTCTCACATgtgtga
- the LOC113707481 gene encoding scarecrow-like protein 18, with product MEMFHSDHFEFLGVSGKYDSTEGFQFEDHGREENQNCLITNDDEREASKGIGSFYPGTLGSNQVHDSTAEKGVIYSKLHQEQQLKDLTGFACFNDPREEEITKLADDVAFANSEFNDANKERPYAGSLRILKNYRRRFRKLSVEKMDLPSYQGCTLITGHKLSTDAILKLAAQNFIQSSSKGTTESFELSHPYASSFGGLCVEDTKDVKLVQHLLASAEFVAKKQFERAGKLLLRCDKLSSDHGNTIERLVYYFSGALHERIDRETGTVTPEGLGKMQSIDILDMMSGLTSAKIVMQKSVPFGQVCQFAGTQGVLDHVADATKIHIVDLEIRTGMHYTILMQALATRSQNPLEYLKVTAIGTKSKAKIEETGRQLASFAQVLKLKFSINIIMLADIMDLNENLFEINPDEAVAVWVEYYFMFMISRQDMLESLMNVVKAINPRVMIVTEVEGNHNSPVFVTRFIEALFFYGAFFDSLEDCLKHDPKNRMIVESVYLSQAIRNIVATEGEERTIRQVAVNVWKAFFARFGMVQVELSMSSMYQANLVLKNFECGSSCTLNKDGKGLIIGWKGTPIHSLSAWKFGCDSKNEDLDFDLLNLSSSS from the coding sequence ATGGAGATGTTCCATTCCGATCACTTTGAATTTCTGGGTGTCTCTGGGAAGTATGATTCTACAGAAGGTTTTCAGTTTGAAGATCACGGGAGAGAAGAGAACCAGAATTGTCTGATTACAAATGACGATGAAAGGGAAGCATCCAAGGGCATTGGCTCCTTTTATCCTGGTACCCTTGGGTCGAATCAGGTGCATGACAGTACAGCTGAGAAAGGAGTTATCTACTCCAAATTGCATCAGGAGCAGCAGTTAAAAGATTTGACAGGTTTTGCCTGTTTCAATGATCCCCGCGAGGAAGAGATTACGAAGCTTGCCGATGATGTGGCTTTTGCAAATTCAGAATTTAATGATGCAAATAAAGAAAGGCCATATGCAGGATCCCTTCGGATTCTGAAGAACTACAGGAGAAGGTTCAGAAAATTAAGTGTTGAAAAGATGGATTTGCCAAGTTACCAGGGGTGCACTCTTATAACTGGCCATAAATTATCTACTGATGCTATTCTAAAGTTGGCTGCACAAAATTTCATTCAAAGTTCTTCCAAAGGTACTACTGAGTCCTTTGAGCTTAGCCATCCTTATGCCAGTTCATTCGGTGGCTTGTGTGTAGAAGACACCAAAGACGTGAAACTTGTCCAGCATCTTCTAGCTTCAGCTGAATTTGTAGCCAAGAAGCAGTTCGAACGTGCAGGTAAGCTCCTCCTTAGATGTGATAAGCTGAGTTCTGATCATGGAAATACTATTGAAAGGTTGGTGTATTATTTCTCTGGTGCACTTCATGAGAGAATTGATCGTGAAACTGGAACAGTTACACCTGAAGGATTGGGGAAGATGCAGTCCATCGATATTCTAGACATGATGTCAGGACTCACATCGGCCAAAATTGTGATGCAAAAATCAGTGCCCTTTGGTCAGGTTTGCCAGTTTGCAGGAACTCAAGGTGTATTAGATCATGTAGCCGATGCAACAAAAATTCATATTGTCGATCTTGAGATAAGGACTGGGATGCATTACACAATTTTGATGCAAGCTCTAGCGACTAGGAGTCAAAATCCCCTTGAATATCTTAAGGTGACGGCGATAGGAACCAAATCAAAGGCCAAAATTGAGGAGACTGGAAGACAACTTGCAAGCTTTGCCCAggttttgaaattgaaattctCAATTAACATAATCATGCTTGCGGATATCATGGATCTTAATGAGAACCTGTTTGAGATAAATCCTGATGAAGCAGTTGCTGTCTGGGTGGAATACTACTTCATGTTCATGATTAGTAGGCAAGATATGCTGGAATCGTTGATGAATGTTGTCAAAGCTATTAATCCTCGTGTGATGATTGTTACCGAAGTTGAGGGGAACCATAATTCTCCAGTTTTTGTGACCCGCTTCATTGAAGCTCTATTTTTCTATGGTGCTTTCTTTGATTCCTTGGAAGACTGTCTAAAGCATGACCCAAAGAATAGAATGATCGTTGAATCAGTATACCTCAGTCAGGCAATAAGGAACATAGTAGCAACTGAAGGAGAGGAAAGGACAATCCGACAGGTGGCAGTGAATGTCTGGAAGGCATTTTTTGCTCGTTTTGGGATGGTTCAGGTAGAGTTAAGCATGTCTTCCATGTATCAAGCGAATTTGGTgctgaaaaattttgaatgtgggaGTTCCTGCACACTTAATAAGGATGGAAAAGGCCTAATCATCGGGTGGAAGGGGACCCCAATTCATTCACTTTCTGCTTGGAAGTTTGGATGCGATTCAAAGAATGAAGATCTGGACTTTGATCTTTTGAATCTGTCATCATCCTCCTAA